A single window of Nicotiana sylvestris chromosome 5, ASM39365v2, whole genome shotgun sequence DNA harbors:
- the LOC138868661 gene encoding uncharacterized protein, which produces MVERNNDLLMRNHENRLTGSTPLPEVDEVYSHYAKRGKGCGPIRGRDRGRGQGRNFHSVDHPPKKNNHQKWKGKDEKPKANGSETECYRCGEKGHWTNTCRVPRCLVELYQASLKNKGPEANFVSDNDFDITHLDVANFFECPDGKIDHLIGDGSVVKDD; this is translated from the coding sequence ATGGTTGAGCGAAACAATGACTTGCTCATGAGAAATCACGAAAATCGACTCACTGGGTCTACACCATTGCCTGAAGTGGATGAGGTGTATTCCCATTATGCTAAGCGTGGAAAAGGCTGTGGCCCTATTCGTGGACGTGATCGTGGCCGTGGACAAGGAAGAAATTTTCATAGTGTTGATCACCCCCCAAAGAAAAATAACCACCAAAAGTGGAAAGGGAAAGATGAGAAACCAAAGGCAAATGGTTCAGAAACCGAATGTTATCGTTGCGGTGAAAAAGGCCATTGGACAAATACTTGTCGTGTACCAAGAtgtttggttgagctttatcaagcatctctaaAGAACAAAGGCCCTGAAGCTAATTTTGTCTCTGACAATGATTTTGACATCACCCACTTGGATGTGGCAAACTTCTTTGAGTGCCCTGATGGGAAAATAGACCACTTGATCGGTGATGGATCCGTGGTTAAAGATGATTGA